A single Filimonas effusa DNA region contains:
- a CDS encoding polysaccharide biosynthesis C-terminal domain-containing protein — MLKDKVKIIPRQKLEDSRGWFLKVLTGKEEELPPRTGEIYITVANPGEMKGGHYHPKAKEWFTLLTGKCTLMLVDIQTGEKLSVDIDAANPITVFVPNNIAHAFYNIQNAENFMLLAYSDELYDKADTIMYSF; from the coding sequence ATGCTGAAAGATAAAGTTAAAATCATACCCCGTCAAAAGTTGGAGGACTCAAGAGGATGGTTTTTGAAGGTACTAACGGGTAAGGAAGAAGAGTTACCTCCCCGGACAGGAGAGATCTATATCACGGTAGCTAATCCTGGAGAGATGAAAGGGGGGCATTACCATCCGAAAGCGAAAGAGTGGTTTACACTACTAACCGGGAAATGCACGCTTATGCTTGTTGATATACAAACAGGTGAGAAATTATCTGTGGATATAGATGCAGCTAACCCTATAACTGTGTTCGTTCCTAATAATATTGCACATGCATTTTATAATATCCAGAATGCTGAGAACTTTATGCTTTTAGCTTACTCGGATGAACTATATGACAAAGCGGATACAATTATGTATTCATTTTAA
- the gmd gene encoding GDP-mannose 4,6-dehydratase, with translation MKKALITGITGQDGAYLSELLLSKGYEVHGLKRRSSLFNTDRIDHLYQDPHERNVKFKLHYGDLNDSTNIIRVIQEVQPDEIYNLGAMSHVKVSFDTPEYTANADGIGTLRILEAVRILGLTEKTRIYQASTSELYGLVQAVPQSETTPFYPRSPYAVAKLYAYWITVNYREAYNMYACNGILFNHESPLRGETFVTRKVTRAVAKIALGLQDKLYMGNIDARRDWGHAKDYVEAMWLILQQEKPEDFVIATGVTTTIRDFIKMAFAELGIEIVFKGEGVDEKGYVASCTNPDYQLEIGREVVLIDPKYFRPTEVELLIGDPTKSKSKLGWQPKYDLKALVNEMVAADVLLFKKDSLLKSHGYEIKNQYE, from the coding sequence ATGAAGAAAGCGCTTATTACAGGCATTACGGGCCAAGACGGGGCCTATTTATCTGAACTACTTTTGTCTAAAGGATATGAAGTGCATGGTCTAAAGAGAAGAAGTTCTTTGTTTAATACAGATAGGATTGATCATTTATATCAGGATCCACATGAGAGGAATGTGAAATTCAAATTGCATTACGGAGATTTGAATGACAGTACCAATATCATAAGAGTGATTCAGGAGGTACAACCCGATGAAATTTATAATCTTGGCGCAATGAGCCATGTTAAAGTTAGTTTCGACACTCCCGAATATACCGCCAATGCTGATGGCATAGGTACTCTACGGATACTTGAGGCGGTTCGTATACTTGGTTTAACTGAAAAAACCAGGATTTATCAGGCTTCTACTTCTGAGTTATACGGTCTTGTACAAGCTGTCCCGCAATCAGAAACTACGCCTTTTTATCCTCGTTCTCCATATGCAGTTGCTAAACTCTACGCATATTGGATTACTGTAAATTATCGCGAGGCGTATAATATGTATGCTTGCAATGGAATCCTGTTCAACCACGAAAGTCCCTTGCGTGGAGAAACGTTTGTAACCCGTAAAGTAACCCGGGCTGTTGCAAAAATAGCTTTAGGCCTACAGGATAAATTGTATATGGGAAATATAGATGCCCGCCGTGATTGGGGACATGCTAAAGACTATGTAGAAGCTATGTGGCTGATCTTACAACAGGAGAAACCCGAAGACTTTGTAATTGCAACGGGAGTAACTACTACCATTCGTGATTTTATAAAAATGGCTTTTGCTGAACTGGGTATTGAAATTGTCTTCAAGGGTGAAGGAGTTGATGAAAAAGGCTATGTTGCATCATGTACAAATCCTGATTATCAGTTAGAAATAGGAAGAGAGGTTGTATTAATTGATCCTAAATACTTCAGACCAACCGAAGTGGAACTACTGATTGGTGATCCTACTAAGTCCAAAAGCAAGCTTGGATGGCAGCCTAAATATGATTTAAAGGCTTTGGTAAATGAAATGGTAGCAGCAGATGTACTCTTATTTAAAAAGGATAGCTTGTTAAAGAGCCACGGATATGAGATAAAAAATCAGTACGAATAA
- a CDS encoding NAD-dependent epimerase/dehydratase family protein, whose amino-acid sequence MENKICIIGSNSFLAQRLITWYSARGAKLSLWGKYPVEGIDADFYPFNFPEKNIDFSVLETQDVIIYCAASGVQASKSYETDSVYSVNAFLPIQIINYLSARAFKGSFISFGSYFEIGNNNEDHQYTEREVILSDKAIPNYYCDSKRLLSRFFSGSKYGINWFHLILPSLYGKGENSQRLIPYVVNGLMSGEELKLSSGEQIRQYLHIDDLVGVIDAVITGKLPADVYNVASDELLMVKDIVAKIHELCNKPYSPPQGVINKADQSMRFLGISPNKLTTLLPDWRPKSIEEGIREYLT is encoded by the coding sequence ATGGAAAATAAGATTTGTATAATAGGATCCAATTCTTTCCTCGCTCAAAGATTGATTACGTGGTATTCAGCCAGGGGAGCCAAATTGTCGCTTTGGGGTAAATATCCTGTGGAAGGTATCGATGCCGATTTTTATCCTTTTAACTTCCCGGAAAAGAATATTGATTTTTCTGTTTTGGAAACTCAGGATGTAATAATTTACTGTGCAGCATCTGGGGTTCAGGCTAGTAAAAGTTATGAAACTGACAGCGTATATAGCGTTAATGCCTTTTTGCCTATTCAAATAATCAATTATTTATCTGCAAGGGCGTTTAAAGGTAGCTTTATTAGCTTCGGCTCTTATTTTGAAATTGGCAATAATAACGAGGATCATCAATATACTGAAAGAGAGGTGATTCTATCCGATAAGGCTATACCCAATTATTATTGCGACTCCAAAAGACTTTTGAGTAGGTTCTTTAGCGGCAGCAAATATGGCATTAATTGGTTCCATCTCATATTGCCTTCGTTATATGGGAAAGGTGAAAATTCCCAGCGGCTGATTCCTTATGTAGTAAACGGATTAATGTCTGGTGAAGAGCTAAAGCTTTCGTCGGGAGAGCAAATAAGGCAATATTTACACATAGACGATCTCGTAGGTGTCATTGACGCGGTTATCACTGGTAAACTTCCTGCTGATGTGTATAACGTAGCATCTGACGAACTATTGATGGTTAAAGATATTGTCGCTAAAATACATGAGTTGTGCAATAAACCTTACTCCCCGCCCCAAGGTGTAATTAATAAAGCAGATCAGAGCATGCGTTTTTTAGGAATCAGCCCCAATAAATTAACTACGCTATTGCCTGATTGGCGCCCCAAAAGTATTGAAGAGGGAATCCGCGAATACTTAACTTAA
- the rfbF gene encoding glucose-1-phosphate cytidylyltransferase, whose translation MKVVILAGGLGTRLSEETVLRPKPMVEIGGMPILWHIMKIYSSHGFNDFVVCLGYKGYVVKEYFANYFLHKSDVTINLKDNSLKVHDSQAEPWNITLVDTGYESMTGGRIKRIQPHIGNEPFMLTYGDGVSDVNIKELVEFHKSKGKFCTVTSVQPSGRFGALNLTDDSNVISFMEKPKGDGAWINGGFFVCEPKVFDYITNGDGTIWEREPMEKIAEDGEMAAYKHDGFWKPMDTLRDKQELEDDWQKNKARWKTW comes from the coding sequence ATGAAAGTAGTTATACTAGCTGGCGGGCTTGGTACTCGTTTGTCAGAGGAAACTGTTCTGCGTCCTAAGCCAATGGTCGAAATTGGCGGAATGCCTATTCTATGGCATATTATGAAAATATATTCATCTCACGGGTTTAACGATTTTGTTGTTTGCTTAGGATACAAAGGATACGTTGTTAAAGAATACTTTGCAAACTATTTCTTACATAAGTCCGATGTTACTATTAACTTAAAGGACAATTCATTAAAAGTACATGATTCTCAAGCAGAACCTTGGAATATAACCTTAGTAGATACCGGGTATGAATCCATGACAGGGGGGAGGATTAAGCGTATTCAACCCCATATCGGAAATGAACCTTTTATGCTTACTTATGGAGACGGGGTTAGCGATGTGAATATAAAGGAGCTTGTTGAATTCCATAAATCGAAAGGTAAGTTTTGTACTGTTACATCTGTTCAACCGTCCGGAAGATTTGGTGCATTAAATCTAACAGATGACAGCAATGTAATATCTTTTATGGAAAAGCCCAAAGGAGACGGTGCTTGGATTAATGGCGGCTTTTTTGTATGCGAACCTAAAGTGTTTGATTACATCACAAATGGTGATGGTACTATCTGGGAACGTGAACCAATGGAAAAGATTGCAGAAGATGGCGAAATGGCGGCTTATAAACATGATGGCTTTTGGAAACCGATGGATACTTTAAGAGACAAGCAAGAATTAGAAGACGATTGGCAGAAGAATAAAGCCAGGTGGAAAACTTGGTAG
- the rfbG gene encoding CDP-glucose 4,6-dehydratase: MQFSDIYRDKKVFVTGHTGFKGTWLISWLHLLGAQVKGYSLAPQNPFDLYHIMEGDKMCDSVISDIMDGERLKQELLEFEPDFVFHLAAQPLVRLSYDIPVETFAVNAVGTANVLDALRFLKNPCVAVFITTDKVYHNIESNYYYKEDDRLGGFDPYSASKACAELVIDSYRNSFFNLIKFEEHKKSISVTRAGNVIGGGDWAKDRIIPDIVRALSTGKEVLVRNPAAVRPWQHVMEPVGGYLMLGARQYNEPKKFAQAFNFGPDKEDNLTVKEVVQKAIDVWGTGIFHTPEQLEVPHEAGLLQLDIQKAKTELGWKPKLNANQAILETINWYKHYFKDQSSIKEFTFQTIQAFDGK; this comes from the coding sequence ATGCAGTTTTCTGATATTTACCGTGATAAAAAGGTTTTTGTTACGGGTCATACAGGTTTTAAAGGAACATGGCTTATTTCATGGCTCCATTTGTTAGGGGCCCAGGTTAAGGGATACTCTTTGGCTCCACAGAATCCTTTTGACTTGTATCATATAATGGAAGGGGATAAAATGTGCGACTCTGTCATCTCTGACATCATGGACGGTGAACGACTCAAGCAGGAACTGCTTGAGTTTGAACCAGATTTTGTCTTTCATTTGGCGGCCCAACCCTTAGTTAGATTGTCTTACGATATCCCTGTAGAAACGTTTGCTGTAAATGCTGTAGGTACGGCAAATGTATTGGATGCATTGCGTTTCTTAAAAAATCCATGTGTTGCTGTCTTTATAACAACTGATAAGGTTTACCATAATATCGAGTCCAATTACTATTATAAAGAAGACGATCGTTTGGGAGGCTTTGATCCCTATAGTGCCTCCAAAGCTTGTGCCGAGTTGGTGATTGATTCGTATCGGAATTCCTTTTTTAATTTGATAAAGTTCGAGGAACATAAAAAGTCTATTTCTGTAACCAGGGCTGGTAACGTCATTGGCGGTGGAGATTGGGCAAAGGACAGAATTATTCCTGATATTGTCAGGGCCCTTTCTACTGGTAAAGAAGTGTTGGTTAGAAATCCCGCTGCTGTTAGACCGTGGCAGCATGTGATGGAGCCTGTTGGTGGATATTTGATGTTAGGTGCCAGGCAGTATAACGAACCCAAAAAATTTGCGCAGGCATTTAATTTTGGACCGGACAAAGAGGACAATTTAACTGTTAAAGAAGTGGTGCAAAAGGCCATTGACGTATGGGGAACCGGAATATTTCATACTCCTGAGCAATTAGAGGTACCTCATGAAGCAGGATTGTTGCAGTTAGATATCCAAAAGGCAAAAACTGAACTCGGCTGGAAACCAAAACTTAACGCTAATCAGGCAATTCTAGAAACGATAAACTGGTATAAGCACTACTTTAAAGATCAAAGCTCTATTAAAGAGTTTACTTTTCAAACAATTCAAGCTTTCGATGGAAAATAA